In Leucobacter denitrificans, the genomic window CTCGTGCAAGCTCTCGCGAAGGGTGACCGCGACGATCGCGCAATAGAGCAAGCAACCGAATTCGGTGTCGATGGCGTCATTCCCTGGCAATCAGATCGCTCGGTATCTCGCTGGGAAGGCGAGAAGGCGGCCAAAGGAGTGGCGAAGTGGTCTCGAATTGCCCGTGAAGCATCCAAACAATCAATGCGAGGGTGGATCCCAGAGGTTCGTGAACTCACCACGCTTGATGAGCTCTGCTTGCTGGCACAACATGCTCACCTCCTCGTCCTCCACCCGCGCGGTGAGCGCCGATTGAGCGAGTGGGCCCGCGAACTGCATCTGGAACAAGATATCTACCTGGTCGTTGGGCCAGAGGGCGGTCTCAGCGACCGAGAGCTCGAGAAACTCGCGGAGGCCGGTGCACACACACTTCTGCTCGGTGAAACTGTGCTGCGCACGTCCTCGGCCGGTCCCGCAGCACTTGCCGTACTCAATACCCAGCTTGGTCGCTGGTAGGTAGACTGAGTGCATGGCTGAAGAGACCGTGTTTAGCAAGATCGTGTCGGGCGAGATCCCAGTAGAAAAGCTCGCTGAAACCGAGCGCGTTATTGCGTTCCCAGACATCAACCCGCAAGCACCCGTGCATGTGCTCGTTGTTCCGAAGACTTCGGAGTACCAAAATGTGACTGAGCTCGCTGCTGGAGACCCGAGCCTGCTCGCAGAGATGGTTGAGGTTGCGAAAGGCATCGCTGCTGAGCACGCAAACGGTGAATTTAGGCTTATTTTCAATAATGGTGCAAGTGCTGGACAGACTATTTTCCACGTCCACGCGCACGTAATCGCAAACCTTGAGGAGCGGTCACTTCTTGGATTCTGAACCGGGCAAATCCTCTACTTCACCAGAGGCTGAGCTACAGCGAACTGTGACACTCAGCGGAGTTGAGTTGTCTTCCTTTTTAGGGCATCGTGAGCAGTTGCTTACTGAGCTTGAAGCCGCTCATCCCGGGGTGAGTTTTCTTGTGCGCGGCGAGGTGCTCACCATCAGAGGTGAGGTACATGCAGTACGCGCCGCTGAAGAGGTCGTTCGCGAAACCCTTGAGCTTGCCCGTCGCAGCGGCTCAGTCTCAGAAACCGATGTTCGTTCAATCTCTCGTATGGTTCGCGAAGGTAATGGCCCCAGAGCTGCGGTGACCTTGAGCGAGCCAATTCTGACGGTTCGTGGAAGTGCTGTGAGACCGCAGACTCAGGGCCAACGAGATTATGTTGACGCGATTGAACAAAACACGGTGGTGTTTGGAATCGGGCCCGCTGGCACAGGTAAGACTTATTTGGCGATGGCAAAAGCGGTGCAGGCACTGCAGCGCCGAGAGGTATCGAAGATCGTGCTCACTAGGCCCGCTGTTGAGGCTGGCGAACGACTTGGGTATCTTCCTGGCAGCCTCGAAGAGAAGATCGATCCTTACTTGAGGCCCCTCTTTGATGCTGTTGGGTCGATGATGGATCAAGATCTGGTTCCTCGACTCTTAGCGAACGGCACGATCGAGGTTGCTCCGCTTGCCTACATGCGCGGGCGAACGCTCAATGAGGCATTCATTGTGCTCGACGAGGCGCAGAATACGACCCCTGAGCAGATGAAGATGTTCCTCACCAGACTCGGGTACGGGTCGAAGATGGTCGTCACGGGTGACCTCACACAGGTTGATCTGCCGTCGAAGCTCAGCGGTCTGCGCGTGGTGAGCCGAATCCTGAGGAATGTCGAGGACATCCATTTTCAAGAGCTCACTGCTGATGACATCGTGAGACACAGCCTTGTCGGTCGCATCGTCGATGCCTATGCGGCATTTGACGAAGAACAACACAGAGAAAGACTGAGCGATGAGCGTAGAGATTAATAACGAGTCAGGAATCGCAGTAGATGAGGCTCGACTGCAGCGCCTCGCAAGCTTTGTGCTTGAGTCGATGTTCGTTCACGCAGACACAGAGCTGAGTCTCATGTTCGTTGACGAAGCGGCGATCGAGCAGTTGCATGTGCAGTGGATGGATGAGCCGGGTGCAACCGATGTGCTGAGCTTTCCAATGGACGAGCTACGACCTGGTCGTCCCGATGCGAAGACCCCTGCCGGTTTGCTCGGAGACATCGTGGTGTGCCCCCAGGTTGCTGAATACCAAGCAGAAGCTGCGGGGCACAGCCTTGAACAGGAGATCACGGTGCTCGTGGTTCACGGCATGCTCCACCTGTTGGGATTTGACCATGGCACACCTGATGAAGAGGCAGAGATGTTTGGGTTGCAGCGCGATCTTGTGCTCGCATTCAGTACTCGAGAACGGACGAAGTAGGTGGGCAGTCAACCTGACGGACCTGGGCAACCACTCATTGTCCGCGTGGCGACCTCTGTGCGCCGTATCGCAGATCGGGTGGCCCTCGGTAGGGGGCAAGTGAGAGACGAGCAGCAGTTGCTCGATGTGGTGGATCAGGCTGCAGAACTCGCACTGCTCGAAGAAGATGACCGTGACTATATTCACTCGATTGTTGAGTTTGGCGACAAGTTCGCACGTGAGGTGATGGTGCCTCGCACTGACATGGTGACGGTTAACTCCGATGTTTCCGTGAGAGAAGCGCTTGAGGTGCTCCTAAATTCACGACATTCGCGCGTACCAGTAATTGGTGAAGATGCTGATGAGGTGCTTGGCGTTGTGTACTTGCGTGATGCGAGCAGCTTCGTTTTGAGGCGATCGAACGAGGCAGACGAGTCCACGGTGACGCGCATCATGAAGCCGGCCATGTTCGTGCCCGAGGTGCAACGCGCCGATCGTTTGCTGCGTCAAATGCAGCAGGAATCGAACCACCTGGCACTCGTTGTCGACGAATACGGCGGAACTTCCGGCCTCGTGACGCTCGAAGACCTTATTGAAGAGGTCCTTGGCGACATCAGCGATGAACACGACCGCGAGACGAGCGACGTCATTCGTGAAGCAGATGACGTCTATCTTGTCAGCGCGCGGCTATCCATTGATGACCTCGGTGAATTATTCGACGTTGATCTCGATGACGAAGAGGTCGACACTGTCGGTGGCCTCTTTGCAAAATGGTTAGGGCGGCTCCCCGAGGTCGGTGACGTGGTTACGGGTGAGGGGATAGGCCTCGAGGCGGTTGAAATTGAGCGTCGGAGGCAGCGTCTCATCTCGGCTCGAGCGCGGCGAGTGGATCCGCTCACTGGTGAAATTAGGTTACCGATGTTGGGAGATGAAGAGTGAACGAAACAGCACCTGAATTTCGTGCGGGATTCGTCTCGTTCGTCGGGCGACCAAACGTGGGAAAGTCGACGCTCACGAATGCTCTAGTTGGCGAGAAAATCGCAATCACGAGCCCGAAACCACAAACTACACGGCGTGCGATTCGCGGCATCGCGCACCGGCCAAGCGGCCAATTAATCATTGTCGACACCCCGGGAATTCATCGGCCACGAACGTTGCTTGGGGAGCGGCTGAATGCGCTCGTAGAGGCGACGCTCGGCGACGTAGACGTGATCGGGTTTTGTGTCCCAGCAAATGAAAAGCTCGGACCGGGTGACCGATTCATCAATGACCGTCTCGATGATTTTCCGCGAGCGAAGAAAGTCGCGATTCTCACGAAGGTCGACGAATCATCCAAATCTGAGATCTTCGAGCAATTGACGCGACTCAGCACGCTTCGCGAGTGGGACGCGGTAGTGCCGGTCTCATCTGTTACTCGTGAGCAGCTCGACGTGTTGAGCGACGAGTTGTTGAATCTTATGCCTGTGTCACCGCCGCTCTATGAGCCAGCAACAATCACAGATGAGGGTGACGACGAGCGCATCGCTGAACTCATTCGCGAGGCAGCCCTTCGTGAGGCTCGAGAGGAATTGCCGCACTCGCTCGCTGCTACCGTCGACGATCGTGAGGAACGAGAGCCCGAAGGCGAAGGTGAACTCGGACTCCTGGAGATCTACGCGTCGCTGTACGTCGAGCGTGATAGCCAGAAGGGAATTGTGATCGGCAAAGGCGGGTCGCGTTTACGTCAAATTGGCGAAGACGCGAGGAAGGAAATCGAAGCTCTTCTGGGGCGCCGCGTCTACCTCTCGCTCCGAGTGAAAGTGCTCAAAGAGTGGCAACGCGATCCCAAATCGCTCGGCAAACTCGGCTTCTAGCGTCCGCCCGAGAATCCGCCGCCTCCGCCACCACCAGCGAATCCACCCCCGGTTGACCCACCGGCGCTGCTCGAGGTGTAACTCGCCGAGGAGTTCAGTGAACTCGTGAACTGGGAGAGCGTCGACGGTAGAGCCGCGATGCCGCTCGCTGCTAATCCTGGGTACCAGTACGGTACATAATTTGGATCTGTGGCTTGGTAAGTCGTCTTCAGAACTTCGGTCCACTCTTTTTCCAAGCCGAAGAGCATGGCATAGGGCAGTAGTTTCTCGTACAGGTGGATCACGTTCACAGATCCATCACTTCTGCGCTCGGCTCCACTGTAGGACTGCAACATTTGAATTCGATCCGCCTCTGCGACACGAATGAACATGCGCACACCTTCAAGATACTCGCGAGTCTCTGCGCCTAACCTGGTGTGGGCCCTGTGCCTGACGAGGGAAATAATTGCGCATATCGCGATGACAATGCAGGCAAGCAGGCAGAGAGCAGGAATCTCTGGGTTTCGAAGCGCGAGCCCGATGAAAGCGAAAGCCGCGAGTAGGGCAGCGATTCCGAGCGACACCCAGGCAAGTACACGCGCCGCAGGTACAGCGATTTGTTCGATGTAGCCTCGCTCCGAAGCAGCTGACTTTCCTTCGGCCTCGAGTTCACTCATCGAGCTTGCGAACGCTTCGTCTTCGCTGGGAAGTTCCACTGCGTCTCCCGGGTCAGCTCCTGGAATGAGCGTCTCGAGGGCGGACTTATCGAGTGGATCAGCAACTTTTGACGTGTCTACCGCACGTACTACCGGCCCAGATGCACCGTCTTCTAGGCGGATCGCACCACCTACCGCGAGGTGAACGATCTGAGCCGCAATGGTCGATCCACGTGTACCTGTAGCGATGTGGGCAGCAAGTAGCGGCGGGAGTGAAGTGGGGACATCATATTGAGCGATGATCGTACCGCGCGCAGTTTTGCGCTTTCGTTTCGTCTGCCCGAGCACGATGACACTCGCAAGCCCTGTTGAGAGCCCGGCCCCACCAATAATGAGTGGCACGACGTCAAGGGTGAAGTTTGGAAGTCGCTGCGATGGCTGGACAACTGTGCCTGACTCTAGTCCGATCGCAACAGTTACCCCTTCTTGTGGCTCGAGGGGCACAGTAGAAATTGTCAGCGGATCGGCTTCTGAGCCGCTGCCCGATAGGGAACACTCTTCTGTGCTCTGCGCTTGACCGATGTAGCAGCGAGCGTCTGAATTGAGAGAGTCAGCGAGCTCTGGGCCAAAACTGATTTCTGCGCTGAACTCCTTGACCGGCTGGAGATGTTCGAAATCCATGAGGTCCCAGTAGAACTCGTCTGCGGTTCCGTCCTCGCGTGCCAGTATGACGTCGCTCAGCGTATAACTGATCACAAAAACCTGAAGCCCATGCAAGTATGAGTCGTCACCCACTAAGACCGCTCGGAATCCATCCTCGTCTTCTATTTCGAAAGGAACGGGTTCGCCAGCGCCGTTCGTGACAGTGAAGTCATGCGGGTTGGTA contains:
- a CDS encoding HIT domain-containing protein, which produces MAEETVFSKIVSGEIPVEKLAETERVIAFPDINPQAPVHVLVVPKTSEYQNVTELAAGDPSLLAEMVEVAKGIAAEHANGEFRLIFNNGASAGQTIFHVHAHVIANLEERSLLGF
- a CDS encoding hemolysin family protein, which codes for MRDEQQLLDVVDQAAELALLEEDDRDYIHSIVEFGDKFAREVMVPRTDMVTVNSDVSVREALEVLLNSRHSRVPVIGEDADEVLGVVYLRDASSFVLRRSNEADESTVTRIMKPAMFVPEVQRADRLLRQMQQESNHLALVVDEYGGTSGLVTLEDLIEEVLGDISDEHDRETSDVIREADDVYLVSARLSIDDLGELFDVDLDDEEVDTVGGLFAKWLGRLPEVGDVVTGEGIGLEAVEIERRRQRLISARARRVDPLTGEIRLPMLGDEE
- the ybeY gene encoding rRNA maturation RNase YbeY, giving the protein MSVEINNESGIAVDEARLQRLASFVLESMFVHADTELSLMFVDEAAIEQLHVQWMDEPGATDVLSFPMDELRPGRPDAKTPAGLLGDIVVCPQVAEYQAEAAGHSLEQEITVLVVHGMLHLLGFDHGTPDEEAEMFGLQRDLVLAFSTRERTK
- a CDS encoding PhoH family protein, which gives rise to MDSEPGKSSTSPEAELQRTVTLSGVELSSFLGHREQLLTELEAAHPGVSFLVRGEVLTIRGEVHAVRAAEEVVRETLELARRSGSVSETDVRSISRMVREGNGPRAAVTLSEPILTVRGSAVRPQTQGQRDYVDAIEQNTVVFGIGPAGTGKTYLAMAKAVQALQRREVSKIVLTRPAVEAGERLGYLPGSLEEKIDPYLRPLFDAVGSMMDQDLVPRLLANGTIEVAPLAYMRGRTLNEAFIVLDEAQNTTPEQMKMFLTRLGYGSKMVVTGDLTQVDLPSKLSGLRVVSRILRNVEDIHFQELTADDIVRHSLVGRIVDAYAAFDEEQHRERLSDERRD
- a CDS encoding DUF2207 domain-containing protein, with protein sequence MTLFTAAPAQADTSDFSYDSWHVEYNIDADINGRAIAHVTETVTPRFPDFDQNRGIVRGLPIDYEGASTNPHDFTVTNGAGEPVPFEIEDEDGFRAVLVGDDSYLHGLQVFVISYTLSDVILAREDGTADEFYWDLMDFEHLQPVKEFSAEISFGPELADSLNSDARCYIGQAQSTEECSLSGSGSEADPLTISTVPLEPQEGVTVAIGLESGTVVQPSQRLPNFTLDVVPLIIGGAGLSTGLASVIVLGQTKRKRKTARGTIIAQYDVPTSLPPLLAAHIATGTRGSTIAAQIVHLAVGGAIRLEDGASGPVVRAVDTSKVADPLDKSALETLIPGADPGDAVELPSEDEAFASSMSELEAEGKSAASERGYIEQIAVPAARVLAWVSLGIAALLAAFAFIGLALRNPEIPALCLLACIVIAICAIISLVRHRAHTRLGAETREYLEGVRMFIRVAEADRIQMLQSYSGAERRSDGSVNVIHLYEKLLPYAMLFGLEKEWTEVLKTTYQATDPNYVPYWYPGLAASGIAALPSTLSQFTSSLNSSASYTSSSAGGSTGGGFAGGGGGGGFSGGR
- a CDS encoding 16S rRNA (uracil(1498)-N(3))-methyltransferase, which codes for MANMYLDESLVGAAVGDEITVTGDEGRHAVRVSRLRVGEQTLIGNGHGLMVTGGVSQIDRDRFTVRVEAVRNTTKPTPGVYLVQALAKGDRDDRAIEQATEFGVDGVIPWQSDRSVSRWEGEKAAKGVAKWSRIAREASKQSMRGWIPEVRELTTLDELCLLAQHAHLLVLHPRGERRLSEWARELHLEQDIYLVVGPEGGLSDRELEKLAEAGAHTLLLGETVLRTSSAGPAALAVLNTQLGRW
- the era gene encoding GTPase Era — protein: MNETAPEFRAGFVSFVGRPNVGKSTLTNALVGEKIAITSPKPQTTRRAIRGIAHRPSGQLIIVDTPGIHRPRTLLGERLNALVEATLGDVDVIGFCVPANEKLGPGDRFINDRLDDFPRAKKVAILTKVDESSKSEIFEQLTRLSTLREWDAVVPVSSVTREQLDVLSDELLNLMPVSPPLYEPATITDEGDDERIAELIREAALREAREELPHSLAATVDDREEREPEGEGELGLLEIYASLYVERDSQKGIVIGKGGSRLRQIGEDARKEIEALLGRRVYLSLRVKVLKEWQRDPKSLGKLGF